From Calothrix sp. PCC 6303, a single genomic window includes:
- a CDS encoding acetamidase/formamidase family protein: MHHHILKATKETVHLGGFSHLLPPAITIDSGDTVEVETYTGYYVHKEAPAEFLTAEFLDICQNLPDEKKISGGPHLLTGPIYIKDAAPGDILEVRLKSISPSLPVGFNAIRPGWGALPKEFTQPALRFIDLDLVNQVAEFPKNSGIKIPLKPFFGILGVATPECDRSSVPPGYYGGNIDNPELQANSRIFLPIFLPGALFSIGDGHSAQGDGEVNVTAIETSMNGVIQLIVHKDIPWKLPIAETESDIITMGFGVTLDAAFEDALRNMISFLQDAMNMSAEDAYVLCSLAVSFRITQVVNSPQKGVHGMLPKSILPGEWNLKNK, translated from the coding sequence ATGCATCACCATATCCTCAAAGCTACGAAAGAAACGGTTCATTTGGGTGGATTTTCCCACCTTTTACCACCTGCAATCACGATTGATTCTGGTGATACGGTGGAGGTGGAAACCTACACAGGTTATTATGTCCACAAAGAAGCACCAGCGGAGTTTTTAACTGCGGAATTTCTAGATATTTGCCAAAATTTACCAGATGAAAAAAAGATTTCTGGAGGTCCTCATTTACTGACTGGACCAATTTATATTAAAGATGCAGCACCAGGTGATATTTTGGAAGTGCGGTTAAAGTCGATTTCTCCAAGTTTACCTGTGGGTTTTAATGCAATTCGTCCAGGTTGGGGTGCATTACCGAAAGAATTTACACAACCAGCTTTGAGATTTATCGATTTGGATTTGGTGAATCAAGTTGCTGAGTTTCCCAAAAATTCAGGAATCAAGATTCCTTTGAAGCCTTTTTTTGGCATTTTAGGGGTAGCGACACCAGAGTGCGATCGCTCTTCAGTTCCACCGGGGTATTATGGTGGGAATATCGATAACCCTGAGTTACAAGCTAATTCCCGGATATTTTTACCAATTTTCCTACCTGGTGCTTTATTTTCCATTGGTGATGGACATTCTGCACAGGGTGATGGGGAAGTGAATGTAACTGCAATTGAAACATCGATGAATGGTGTGATTCAGTTAATTGTTCATAAAGACATACCTTGGAAGTTGCCCATTGCAGAAACTGAATCTGATATTATTACTATGGGTTTTGGGGTGACTTTGGATGCAGCTTTTGAAGATGCTTTAAGAAACATGATTAGTTTTCTTCAGGATGCGATGAATATGTCTGCTGAAGATGCGTATGTGCTGTGTAGTTTAGCTGTGAGTTTTCGCATTACTCAGGTTGTTAATAGTCCGCAAAAGGGTGTACATGGGATGTTGCCTAAAAGTATTTTACCTGGTGAGTGGAATTTAAAAAATAAGTAA
- the cbiE gene encoding precorrin-6y C5,15-methyltransferase (decarboxylating) subunit CbiE produces the protein MNRFFRSFEDMVMHKWLSVVGIGEDGLQGLNPVALALVEQAKIIVGGKRHLAMLSPTDNREKIVWATPIAATVEKIIAYRGQAVCILASGDPMCYGIGVTLTRKIPISEMTIIPSPSAFSLACARLGWSLTEVTCLSLCGHPVDIMHLHLHPNAKLLILSADKNTPQIVAQLLTKSGFDGSKITVLERMGGIHERITTGEAREQGAGSRAEIEIADLNTIAVECIADTGITGLSKLAGLPDSAYEHDGQLTKQEVRAVTLAALAPKPGELLWDVGAGCGSISIEWMRSSSSCSAIAIEQNPARLQHITNNAASLGVPNLKIISGKAPEALVDLPIPDVIFIGGGVTTEGLLETCWQALPLGGRLVANVVTVEGEQKLFTWYQKFGGNFTRIAIQRAEPIGKFLGWKAMAPVTQWTVTK, from the coding sequence ATGAACCGTTTCTTTCGTAGCTTTGAGGATATGGTGATGCATAAATGGTTATCGGTAGTGGGAATAGGTGAAGATGGACTTCAAGGATTGAACCCGGTAGCATTAGCTTTAGTAGAACAAGCCAAAATAATTGTTGGTGGAAAAAGACATTTAGCAATGCTGTCTCCCACTGACAACCGGGAAAAAATCGTTTGGGCGACACCAATTGCTGCTACTGTAGAAAAAATAATTGCTTACCGTGGTCAAGCTGTTTGCATTTTAGCAAGCGGTGATCCCATGTGTTACGGAATTGGAGTCACCTTAACTCGGAAAATTCCAATTTCCGAAATGACAATTATCCCCTCACCTTCAGCCTTTAGTTTAGCCTGCGCTCGGCTGGGATGGTCACTGACAGAAGTTACATGTTTGAGTTTATGTGGTCATCCTGTAGATATTATGCATTTGCATCTCCACCCAAACGCAAAATTATTAATTCTCAGCGCTGATAAAAACACTCCCCAAATTGTCGCTCAACTATTGACAAAATCTGGTTTTGATGGTAGCAAAATTACAGTTTTAGAAAGAATGGGGGGAATTCACGAACGTATCACCACAGGGGAAGCAAGGGAGCAGGGAGCAGGGAGCAGGGCAGAAATAGAGATTGCAGACTTAAATACGATTGCTGTAGAATGTATCGCGGATACGGGAATTACAGGTTTATCCAAACTAGCAGGTTTACCAGATTCAGCTTATGAGCATGACGGACAACTTACAAAGCAAGAAGTTAGAGCCGTCACCCTAGCAGCATTAGCACCAAAACCGGGAGAACTACTGTGGGATGTGGGTGCAGGTTGCGGTTCCATCTCCATCGAATGGATGCGTAGTAGTTCTAGCTGTAGTGCGATCGCTATTGAGCAAAACCCCGCACGGTTACAGCATATTACCAATAATGCAGCATCTCTGGGCGTACCAAATTTAAAAATCATTTCTGGTAAAGCACCGGAAGCACTAGTAGATTTACCAATACCCGATGTCATATTTATTGGCGGAGGAGTCACCACAGAAGGACTATTAGAAACCTGTTGGCAAGCTTTACCCCTAGGTGGACGTTTAGTAGCAAACGTAGTCACCGTTGAGGGAGAACAAAAATTATTTACATGGTATCAAAAATTTGGCGGCAACTTCACACGCATCGCCATTCAACGCGCTGAACCCATTGGTAAATTTCTCGGCTGGAAAGCAATGGCACCTGTGACACAGTGGACAGTGACTAAATGA
- a CDS encoding cation:proton antiporter: protein MNLINSPIISFTILLIVIFIIPPIFERIKLPGLVGLLIAGVVLGESGFKLLNHESDTIKLLSDIGKIYLMFVAGLEIDLEQFRKTKNRSIGFGSLTFIVPLIAGIIVGRIFNFSWNSSVLIGSLLASHTLLAYPIVSRLGVVANEAVTVTIGATIFTDTGALLVLAVCVGIHGGEFTPLSLMTLLAGLVIYSLVVLFGFDWAGKEFFKRTGDEQSNQFLFILLALFLASVGAQVIGIEKIVGAFLAGLAVNDVLGRSPVKEKIEFIGSVLFIPCFFVDMGLLIDIPSFIKTLSSFTITIAIVVALIGSKFIAAYLAKLLYRYNNAELITMWSLSLPQVAATLAAALVAYQTVNSANERLINDAVLNSVIVLMLVTAIVGPMITSRFASSLTVPQAELADENFFSWWGNVDSKEVVTNQNNLVETDQNTQNIFNVFTVIVPIYNPQTQRYLLEMAALLARHESGKMVPLAITKGHVQMDNPLVRVGLAQSKQRLDLATEISKEFDVEVSPVIRIDDDIALGISRTSREQNANLVVLGWSANIGLRARLFGNLIDSIFWSSHCPVAVTRLLSSPTEFRKILVPLGDLTRQTIGTIRFAQILADANQAEVVLLHISNPRTPQRQVESFKSKILDIASEHKLQVSTNIKTVRGDDIAKSILEEARNFDLVVLRSVRYRTAGGLAVSEVTTHVIKGLKSSIILLGEPS from the coding sequence ATGAATTTGATCAATAGTCCAATTATTTCCTTCACGATTCTCTTAATCGTCATATTTATAATTCCCCCCATCTTTGAGCGAATAAAACTACCGGGATTAGTCGGTTTGCTTATAGCAGGTGTAGTTTTGGGAGAAAGTGGATTCAAACTGCTTAATCATGAATCAGATACAATCAAATTGCTTTCCGATATTGGGAAAATCTATTTGATGTTTGTAGCCGGGTTAGAAATAGATTTAGAACAATTTAGGAAAACTAAAAACCGCTCTATAGGATTTGGTTCATTAACCTTTATAGTTCCTCTGATTGCTGGGATTATTGTGGGGAGAATATTCAATTTTAGCTGGAATAGCTCTGTTTTAATTGGTTCATTACTTGCCTCACATACACTTCTAGCATACCCAATTGTCAGCCGTTTAGGAGTAGTAGCAAACGAAGCTGTAACAGTAACAATTGGTGCAACAATTTTTACTGATACGGGTGCTTTACTAGTTTTAGCCGTTTGTGTGGGGATTCATGGAGGAGAATTTACACCTCTAAGTCTAATGACTTTATTAGCTGGATTAGTAATTTACTCCCTAGTTGTCTTATTTGGTTTTGATTGGGCAGGGAAAGAATTTTTTAAACGAACTGGTGATGAACAAAGCAATCAATTCTTATTTATTTTACTGGCTTTATTTTTAGCATCAGTTGGCGCGCAAGTTATTGGTATAGAAAAAATTGTTGGTGCATTTTTAGCAGGATTAGCAGTTAATGATGTTTTGGGACGTAGCCCAGTAAAAGAGAAAATTGAATTTATTGGTAGCGTTTTATTTATTCCTTGTTTCTTTGTGGATATGGGATTATTAATAGATATTCCCTCATTTATCAAAACCCTGAGTTCGTTTACTATTACTATAGCAATTGTCGTTGCTTTAATTGGTAGTAAATTCATCGCTGCATATTTAGCGAAACTCTTATATCGCTATAATAATGCGGAATTAATCACGATGTGGTCGTTATCTTTACCACAGGTTGCAGCAACATTAGCAGCAGCATTAGTGGCTTATCAGACTGTTAACTCTGCAAATGAAAGATTGATTAATGATGCAGTTTTGAATAGCGTTATTGTATTAATGCTTGTCACTGCTATTGTTGGTCCGATGATTACATCGAGGTTTGCGAGTTCTCTAACTGTTCCCCAAGCTGAATTAGCTGATGAAAACTTCTTTAGTTGGTGGGGTAATGTAGACTCCAAGGAAGTTGTGACTAATCAGAATAATTTAGTTGAGACAGACCAAAATACTCAAAATATATTTAATGTATTTACTGTAATTGTCCCCATTTACAACCCACAAACCCAACGTTATTTACTGGAAATGGCAGCACTTTTAGCTCGTCATGAATCAGGAAAAATGGTACCACTAGCCATCACAAAAGGACATGTACAAATGGATAATCCTCTTGTGAGAGTAGGGCTAGCACAAAGTAAACAAAGGTTAGATTTAGCAACAGAAATAAGTAAAGAATTTGATGTTGAAGTATCACCAGTCATTCGGATTGATGATGATATTGCTTTAGGTATTAGCCGTACTAGTCGTGAACAGAATGCAAATTTAGTTGTCTTAGGTTGGTCTGCAAATATTGGTTTAAGGGCGCGTTTATTCGGTAATCTAATTGATAGCATATTTTGGTCTTCCCACTGTCCTGTTGCAGTTACACGCTTATTAAGTAGTCCGACGGAATTTCGGAAGATTCTTGTCCCTCTTGGAGATTTAACACGTCAAACTATCGGTACTATTAGATTTGCTCAAATTTTAGCTGATGCTAATCAAGCTGAAGTGGTTTTGTTGCATATTTCTAACCCTAGGACTCCACAAAGACAAGTTGAATCGTTTAAATCGAAAATATTAGATATTGCGTCAGAACACAAGTTACAAGTAAGTACTAATATTAAAACAGTTAGGGGCGATGATATTGCCAAAAGTATTCTTGAGGAAGCAAGAAATTTTGATTTGGTGGTTTTACGTTCTGTACGGTATCGTACTGCTGGAGGTTTAGCAGTTAGCGAAGTCACAACACATGTGATTAAAGGATTAAAAAGTTCAATAATTTTACTGGGAGAACCAAGTTAA